One window of the Opisthocomus hoazin isolate bOpiHoa1 chromosome 12, bOpiHoa1.hap1, whole genome shotgun sequence genome contains the following:
- the GPI gene encoding glucose-6-phosphate isomerase — protein sequence MALSGDPHFKKLVEWHKANAAKLVLRQLFEADKDRFQKLSLSLNTDHGDILLDYSKNLVTEEVMKMLMELAKSRGVESARERMFSGEKINFTENRAVLHIALRNRSNVPILVDGKDVVPEVNKVLDKMKHFCQRVRSGEWKGYTGKAITDVVNIGIGGSDLGPLMVTEALKPYSKGGPRVWFVSNIDGTHIAKTLAELKPETTLFIIASKTFTTQETITNAETAKEWFLRAANDASAVAKHFVALSTNGPKVKDFGIDPENMFEFWDWVGGRYSLWSAIGLSIALHIGFDNFESLLAGAHWMDNHFHTAPLEKNMPVLLAMLGIWYINCYGCETHALLPYDQYMHRFAAYFQQGDMESNGKYITKKGSRVDYSTGPIVWGEPGTNGQHAFYQLIHQGTRMIPCDFLIPVQTQHPVRNGLHHKILLANFLAQTEALMKGKTADEARKELQAAGLSGDALEKLLPHKVFEGNRPTNSIMFTKLNPFTLGAIIAMYEHKIFVQGIVWDINSYDQWGVELGKQLAKKIEPELESDAPVTSHDSSTNGLINFIKKHRA from the exons atgGCGCTCTCCGGAGACCCCCATTTCAAGAAGCTGGTGGAGTGGCACAAGGCGAACGCCGCCAAGCTCGTCCTGCGGCAGCTGTTCGAGGCCGACAAGGATCGCTTCCAGAAGCTCAG CTTGTCTCTGAATACTGACCATGGAGATATCTTACTGGATTATTCGAAGAACCTTGTTACAGAAGAAGTGATGAAAATGCTGATGGAGCTG GCAAAGTCAAGAGGTGTGGAAAGTGCCAGAGAGCGCATGTTCAGCGGCGAGAAGATCAACTTCACTGAG AACCGAGCTGTGCTTCATATTGCACTAAGAAATCGTTCCAATGTGCCAATACTTGTAGATGGGAAGGACGTTGTTCCAGAAGTAAACAAAGTGTTGGACAAAATGAAACACTTCTGCCAG agAGTCCGTAGTGGTGAATGGAAAGGCTACACTGGAAAGGCAATCACTGATGTGGTCAATATTGGGATTGGTGGCTCTGACTTG GGCCCTTTGATGGTAACTGAAGCCCTGAAACCATATTCCAAGGGAGGCCCTCGTGTTTGGTTTGTATCCAATATTGATGGTACTCATATAGCCAAAACCCTGGCTGAGCTTAAACCAGAAACTACGCTCTTCATCATTGCCTCAAAG ACTTTCACCACCCAAGAAACTATCACCAATGCAGAAACGGCTAAAGAGTGGTTCTTGCGTGCTGCTAATGAT gCTTCAGCTGTGGCCAAGCATTTTGTTGCCTTGTCTACCAATGGT ccTAAAGTTAAAGACTTTGGAATTGACCCAGAGAACATGTTTGAGTTTTGGGAT tgggTTGGTGGCCGCTACTCGCTGTGGTCTGCCATTGGTCTCTCCATTGCCCTGCATATCG GTTTTGACAACTTTGAGAGCCTGCTTGCAGGAGCCCACTGGATG GATAACCACTTCCACACTGCCCCGCTGGAGAAGAACATGCCTGTTCTGTTGGCCATGCTAGGGATCTGGTATATAAACTGCTACGGATGTGAAACCCATGCCCTGCTGCCCTATGACCAATACATGCACCGCTTTGCTGCCTACTTCCAGCAG GGTGATATGGAATCTAATGGCAAGTACATTACCAAGAAGGGCTCTCGTGTGGACTACAGTACCGGCCCTATTGTGTGGGGAGAGCCTGGCACCAATGGGCAGCATGCTTTTTACCAGCTCATTCATCAAG GAACCCGCATGATTCCCTGTGACTTCCTGATCCCAGTCCAGACCCAGCATCCAGTCAGAAATGGCTTGCATCACAAG ATCCTTTTGGCCAACTTCCTTGCTCAGACTGAGGCCTTGATGAAAGGGAAGACTGCTGATGAAGCTCGTAAGGAACTTCAAGCAGCAGGTCTGAGTGGAGATGCTCTGGAGAAGCTTCTTCCCCATAAG GTCTTTGAGGGAAATCGACCAACCAATTCCATCATGTTTACAAAACTCAACCCATTCACTCTTGGAGCCATCATTG CCATGTATGAGCACAAGATTTTTGTGCAAGGAATTGTCTGGGATATTAACAGTTATGACCAGTGGGG AGTTGAGCTTGGAAAACAGCTTGCCAAGAAAATTGAGCCTGAACTGGAGTCAGATGCTCCAGTAACATCTCATGATAGCTCAACAAATGGGCTCATCAATTTCATCAAAAAACACAGAGCCTGA